A single window of Aspergillus flavus chromosome 4, complete sequence DNA harbors:
- a CDS encoding synaptic vesicle transporter SV2, whose translation MEFGVSESYVRFTTCALFVGLIVGATFWGLASDLIGRRLAFNTTLFLCGVFGLASGGGPNWVGTCALYACLGLGVGGNLPVDAAIFLEFLPTSSAHILSSLAVFWSVGTLIASMLAWAYIPNYSCTDASTCTRADNMGWRYLVLTLGAITMVFWLCRFCFFKLFESPKFLVAKGRDDEAVAAIHGVAHRNKKKTWLTTEILNEIGGSAETTEKQNLSSKEIIARSLSKFSASQITPLFSSKRLGITTILIWLCWTTIGMGYTLFNAFLPQYLGSTASTYETYRNYAITSVTGLFGPILALYMVDIKYIGRKGTMAISTCVTAVLLFCFTAAKTADTQLVCSALESFTQMIMYGVLYAYTPEVFPAPNRGTGTGIASCLNRIAGLCAPIIGIYASSNPSAPIYASGALLLVSFVAMVLLPIETAGKQSL comes from the exons ATGGAATTCGGCGTCTCCGAATCTTATGTTCGCTTCACCACCTGTGCCTTGTTTGTGGGCCTGATCGTTGGCGCCACTTTCTGGGGTCTTGCGTCTGATCTCATTGGACGTCGATTGGCTTTCAACACGACGCTCTTCTTGTGTGGCGTGTTTGGTCTGGCGTCGGGCGGTGGTCCGAACTGGGTAGGTACCTGCGCACTGTACGCTTGCTTGGGATTGGGAGTGGGTGGAAACCTGCCGGTGGATGCGGCCATCTTCCTCGAGTTTTTACCCACGTCTTCCGCGCATATTCTGAGCTCACTGGCCGTCTTCTGGTCGGTGGGTACTCTCATTGCCAG TATGCTTGCCTGGGCCTACATCCCCAATTATTCCTGCACCGATGCGAGCACCTGTACGAGAGCCGACAACATGGGTTGGAGGTACCTCGTTCTGACTTTGGGTGCCATCACCATGGTCTTCTGGCTGTGTCGattctgcttcttcaagcTGTTCGAATCGCCCAAGTTCCTGGTCGCCAAAGGTCGGGATGACGAGGCCGTTGCGGCGATCCACGGTGTTGCCCACCgcaacaagaagaagacatggcTCACGACGGAAATCTTGAATGAGATTGGCGGAAGTGCAGAGACGACCGAGAAACAAAACCTCTCCTCGAAGGAGATCATCGCCCGGTCTCTCTCCAAGTTCTCCGCCTCGCAGATCACCCCATTGTTTTCCTCCAAGCGCCTCGGAATCACCA CCATTCTCATCTGGCTCTGCTGGACCACCATCGGCATGGGATACACTCTGTTCAACGCCTTCCTGCCCCAATATCTCGGCTCGACGGCCTCCACATACGAGACCTACCGTAACTACGCCATCACGTCCGTCACCGGTCTTTTCGGCCCGATTCTCGCTCTCTACATGGTCGACATCAAGTACATCGGTCGGAAAGGTACCATGGCCATCTCCACGTGTGTCACCGCCGTCCTGCTCTTCTGCTTTACCGCAGCCAAGACGGCCGACACCCAACTCGTCTGCTCCGCCCTGGAATCCTTCACTCAGATGATCATGTATGGTGTGTTGTATGCGTATACCCCGGAGGTCTTCCCGGCTCCCAACCGAGGCACTGGAACCGGTATCGCAAGTTGCTTGAACCGAATTGCGGGTCTCTGTGCCCCGATTATCGGTATCTATGCTTCGAGCAACCCCAGTGCTCCCATTTATGCGTCCGGTGCGCTGCtgttggtttcttttgtggCGATGGTATTGCTGCCCATTGAAACTGCTGGAAAGCAGAGTCTATAG
- a CDS encoding uncharacterized protein (expressed protein): protein MSIGFRSRGYTLALFCPVLRSRLRAQYSTGRLLWVIGSEVPVSWLAPDTGSPWLRGVPTKNPNCLTSTWCLRRLLAWPTFPAEQPVMSNETNAQRQSHFG, encoded by the coding sequence ATGTCGATCGGCTTCCGGTCGCGGGGTTATACTTTGGCCTTATTTTGCCCAGTTTTGAGAAGTAGATTACGTGCACAATACTCGACTGGACGTCTCCTTTGGGTCATTGGATCCGAGGTACCAGTATCTTGGTTAGCTCCAGACACAGGATCACCATGGCTAAGGGGAGTGCCCACTAAGAACCCCAATTGTTTGACTAGCACATGGTGCCTGCGACGGCTTCTCGCGTGGCCCACTTTCCCAGCGGAGCAACCGGTAATGTCCAATGAGACTAATGCACAAAGGCAATCGCATTTTGGGTGA
- a CDS encoding putative ankyrin repeat-containing protein, with amino-acid sequence MAPTPEDAVFAISAQATQLGNRISVRMLDYLSTVHDIPEGFGDLSRVFLDTCRSLWTIEAGLSESTTANRPLPRIIVQEVEKKFIEAYRDFQHLDRVVTKLIQYEHRGALGKLQKGWNRPSHELGKIRESLKKTMEALQISVLAFHWSLGDAKPEESVGVGYAGLAAALDRMAKGRSVTGINKAKTLERGIAEMKQSSQAVKTAPAGPPPSRPVPPVPPKPSSSQDDVSRDPGCSRGGTLVEPMPETLSSVLSLDSLSLSSSHHGRDLELSQIRTRNTTSKGEDRPHLQSSSASTLAQDMDTNPSSVLPSKASYRKHDLPSMPQRTPSNTSAANVGHLKNALASAVRARNHQLMEQLLDSGVSPDMGENTHPLNEAILHRDIEGMRLLLLFGANPNAPDKEGKSPLFSAVEGSFMDGATLLLKYRADPSLMTGTELESPLGLCITSLKTGLVHVLLAHGADPNHEMRNGSTVLIEAIRKKAPQRLVDLILDAGADPNLKSREGKSALFEAVQADQVTIVTTLLDHGANPNLPGPEHVLWSAIYRPACLRILMARGADVRKTPGIMEQATSINNIDSVRILLQAGVDPNSKKDGIYTPLCSAIRDNRGDIFALLLANGANPNVMASEYPAWKCVTHFRTHLLPDLVDAGADLHQPPGIVEMAVQVNNAEAAQWLLEHGGANPNDRNAQGHTALTTAIRDNRVDLMALLLAHGADPNQRGQDWPVCMAVRSPILLQQLLPAVTDLSAHKGVMEMAVLANQLESIKLLLAAGASVEYKNGGVFSPLTTAIRERHEDIVRFLLDEAGADPNAPGEHLPIVKAVRRCNNGDFKMIELLLEKGADPNKTYREWNAIMQAIENRDMKLLRLLVEKGGGVDLEKEDETGKTVMQMVDASGWSEATQFLLDNARR; translated from the coding sequence ATGGCTCCTACCCCGGAGGATGCCGTCTTTGCAATTTCGGCCCAGGCAACTCAGCTGGGCAATCGCATCTCTGTTCGGATGCTCGACTACCTAAGTACGGTTCACGACATCCCAGAGGGCTTCGGAGATCTCTCAAGAGTCTTTCTCGATACATGTCGCTCCTTGTGGACAATCGAAGCTGGCCTCAGTGAGTCAACAACAGCGAATCGGCCGCTGCCCAGAATAATTGTTcaggaggtggagaagaagttcaTCGAGGCGTACCGTGACTTTCAGCACCTAGACCGAGTCGTGACCAAACTGATCCAGTATGAACACCGTGGCGCACTGGGAAAGTTACAAAAGGGATGGAATCGACCAAGCCACGAGCTGGGCAAGATCCGGGAGTCGCTCAAGAAAACCATGGAGGCTTTACAGATCAGTGTCCTGGCTTTCCACTGGTCCCTTGGCGATGCTAAGCCGGAAGAATCAGTGGGAGTCGGATACGCAGGGCTCGCTGCAGCACTCGATCGGATGGCGAAGGGGCGATCGGTGACTGGAATCAACAAGGCGAAGACACTAGAACGCGGGATCGCCGAAATGAAGCAATCGTCGCAGGCTGTAAAAACAGCGCCCGCTGGTCCTCCTCCCTCGAGGCCTGTTCCACCAGTGCCACCGAAGCCATCGTCTAGCCAGGACGATGTCAGCAGAGATCCCGGCTGCAGTCGGGGTGGAACACTAGTCGAGCCAATGCCAGAAACCCTATCGTCCGTCCTATCACTGGATTCCCTCTCACTGTCGAGCTCTCATCACGGCAGGGATCTAGAGTTATCACAGATCAGGACTCGCAATACAACCAGCAAAGGAGAAGACCGCCCCCACCTCCAGAGCTCTTCGGCCTCAACTTTAGCTCAGGATATGGATACAAATCCTAGTTCTGTCCTCCCAAGTAAAGCATCATACCGGAAACATGATCTCCCTAGCATGCCACAACGGACACCGAGTAATACCAGCGCTGCAAATGTTGGTCATCTTAAGAATGCTTTGGCATCTGCCGTCAGGGCGAGAAACCATCAATTGATGGAGCAGCTCCTGGATAGTGGCGTATCACCGGATATGGGAGAGAATACACATCCACTGAATGAAGCAATCCTGCACCGTGACATTGAAGGAAtgcgtcttcttctgctctttGGAGCCAACCCGAACGCACCagataaagaaggaaagtcGCCACTCTTCTCTGCTGTAGAAGGATCATTCATGGATGGTGCGACCTTGCTGTTAAAATACCGTGCAGACCCAAGTCTCATGACCGGAACTGAGCTCGAGTCTCCACTTGGCTTGTGCATCACGAGCCTGAAGACGGGTCTCGTCCATGTCCTACTTGCCCATGGAGCAGATCCCAATCATGAGATGAGGAATGGCAGCACAGTGCTAATTGAAGCTATCCGGAAGAAAGCTCCTCAACGGCTTGTCGATCTGATCTTGGATGCCGGCGCGGATCCTAACCTGAAGAGCAGGGAAGGAAAGTCGGCGTTATTTGAAGCAGTCCAAGCCGACCAGGTGACGATAGTGACAACCCTCTTAGATCATGGAGCGAATCCAAACCTCCCTGGACCGGAACATGTGCTTTGGTCAGCCATCTATCGGCCGGCATGTTTGCGAATCTTGATGGCCCGTGGCGCCGATGTCCGAAAGACCCCGGGTATTATGGAACAGGCAACAAGCATCAACAACATTGATTCGGTGCGAATCCTACTACAAGCTGGCGTTGACCCCAACTCTAAAAAGGATGGAATTTATACGCCATTATGCTCCGCGATCCGTGACAATCGGGGGGATATCTTTGCGCTTTTGCTGGCCAACGGCGCGAACCCCAATGTCATGGCCTCCGAGTACCCGGCGTGGAAGTGTGTTACTCACTTCCGGACACATCTTCTGCCCGATCTCGTTGATGCCGGCGCAGACCTCCACCAGCCACCGGGCATCGTCGAAATGGCCGTGCAAGTCAACAACGCAGAGGCGGCGCAGTGGTTGTTGGAGCACGGCGGGGCGAACCCGAACGACCGCAATGCCCAAGGACACACAGCACTCACGACGGCGATTCGCGATAACCGCGTCGACCTAATGGCTCTCCTGCTCGCCCATGGGGCAGATCCCAACCAGCGTGGCCAAGACTGGCCCGTGTGTATGGCGGTCCGGTCTCCGATACTCCTGCAACAGCTCCTTCCCGCCGTGACAGATTTGTCGGCGCACAAAGGAGTCATGGAGATGGCCGTGTTGGCGAATCAGTTAGAGAGTATCAAGTTGCTGCTAGCTGCGGGGGCCAGCGTCGAGTACAAGAATGGCGGCGTTTTCTCCCCGTTAACAACAGCGATTCGCGAGCGTCACGAAGACATTGTGCGGTTTCTGCTGGATGAAGCCGGTGCAGATCCCAATGCGCCCGGCGAGCATCTTCCCATTGTCAAGGCGGTCCGTAGATGCAACAATGGGGACTTCAAGATGATTGAGTTGCTGCTCGAGAAGGGCGCAGATCCGAACAAGACCTATCGGGAGTGGAATGCAATAATGCAGGCCATCGAGAATAGAGACATGAagcttcttcgtcttctggtAGAAAAGGGCGGAGGTGTCGATCttgaaaaggaagatgagaCTGGTAAGACTGTGATGCAGATGGTGGATGCATCTGGCTGGAGTGAAGCAACACAGTTTCTACTCGATAATGCGCGCCGATGA